A genomic stretch from Falco naumanni isolate bFalNau1 chromosome 6, bFalNau1.pat, whole genome shotgun sequence includes:
- the FAM228B gene encoding protein FAM228B isoform X1, whose translation MAPRALPGMLGAVVSRPVRHRPGRAPGPALPFRLNAGGGAASHLPWRQPVLAPDWLRRPSAPFSDWWEDHGAEGRVPRFGLPWQGRTLVGLARRDPPVPPPCLSSWTAASECWPWSRGVASLFHRAAPALSERLGVREVGLFSPAEVHRLVQGFTTSLSQKNRTALSGRKSAKDGLKQKLVTPLQTRLICSVNNSETPWLPRFRCPRLVREHDQQSPWQRFSAPAKSGAENTLECSRRFGKENKTKDLLPQRDFCRAKGAPDEDIIASVQCILDRESYFVREVDTYLRHSDFLNLRKKEILYKKWLEDVSEPLLQKIEHKMDSQSSKEIQKRKEEQLSLYLDYCKKKGYVALETYDPSEYDPFFLKTHTDCWKVSIPPLQDPLLKDIQRKLIETGIIKQCETGRPCSTRELNKLSRAELPQLPLGRQGMDAAQWLKVPHAYIASEVHQRKRQELMCCLLRGSTTATVDEASPWLHSRVFAKT comes from the exons ATGGCGCCCCGCGCGCTGCCGGGGATGCTAGGAGCTGTAGTCTCCCGGCCTGTACGGCATAGACCTGGGAgggcgcccggcccggcccttCCTTTCAGGCTCAATGCTGGAGGCGGCGCGGCCTCTCACCTGCCCTGGAGGCAGCCTGTCCTCGCTCCTGATTGGCTCAGGCGCCCAAGCGCTCCTTTTTCTGATTGGTGGGAAGACCACGGAGCCGAGGGGAGGGTGCCCAGGTTTGGGTTGCCATGGCAGGGAAGGACGCTGGTCGGCCTGGCGCGGAGGGATCCGCCCGTGCCTCCGCCCTGCCTCTCCTCATGGACGGCAGCCAGTGAGTGCTGGCCCTGGAGCCGGGGAGTCGCATCGCTGTTCCACCGGGCGGCCCCTGCTCTTTCCGAGAGGCTGGGGGTGAGGGAGGTGGGACTATTTTCTCCGGCGGAAGTACACAGG CTTGTCCAGGGATTTACAACATCCCTATCTCAGAAGAACAGAACTGCTTTGAGCGGAAGGAAATCTGCAAAAGATGGCCTGAAGCAGAAGCTTGTGACACCTTTGCAG ACTAGGCTGATATGTAGTGTGAATAACTCAGAAACTCCCTGGCTACCAAGATTTAGGTGTCCAAGACTTGTGAGAGAACATGatcagcaaagcccttggcaG AGGTTCTCAGCACCAGCAAAGAGTGGCGCAGAAAATACTTTAGAATGCAGTAGACgttttgggaaggaaaataaaaccaaagatttGCTACCACAGAGGGACTTCTGTCGTGCAAAG GGAGCACCTGATGAAGACATTATTGCTTCTGTTCAGTGCATCTTGGACAGAGAAAGTTATTTTGTAAGG GAGGTGGACACATATTTGAGGCACAGTGATTTCTTAAATCTGAGAAAGAAGGAGATCCTGTACAAGAAATGGCTTGAGGATGTTTCAGagccactgctgcagaaaattGAACACAAAATGGACAGCCAGTCaagcaaagaaatacagaaaaggaaagaagaacaaCTCTCTCTCTATTTAGACTACTGTAAAAAGAAG GGCTACGTGGCTTTGGAAACTTATGACCCATCAGAGTATGACCCGTTCTTCCTGAAGACCCATACGGACTGCTGGAAG GTTTCAATACCACCTTTACAGGATCCTCTGTTAAAAGacattcaaagaaaattaattgagaCGGGCATTATCAAGCAGTGTGAGAcag gaAGACCATGCTCTACCAGAGAGCTGAACAAACTGAGCAGAGCAGAACTGCCACAGCTTCCCTTGGGCCGGCAAGGCATGGATGCAGCCCAGTGGCTGAAGGTGCCACACGCCTACATCGCGAGCGAGGTCCACCAAAGGAAGAGGCAAGAGCTAATGTGCTGTTTACTGAGAGGCAGCACAACAGCTACGGTGGATGAGGCCTCTCCTTGGCTGCACAGCAGAGTATTTGCTAAAACTTAA
- the FAM228B gene encoding protein FAM228B isoform X3 → MAPRALPGMLGAVVSRPVRHRPGRAPGPALPFRLNAGGGAASHLPWRQPVLAPDWLRRPSAPFSDWWEDHGAEGRVPRFGLPWQGRTLVGLARRDPPVPPPCLSSWTAASECWPWSRGVASLFHRAAPALSERLGVREVGLFSPAEVHRLVQGFTTSLSQKNRTALSGRKSAKDGLKQKLVTPLQTRLICSVNNSETPWLPRFRCPRLVREHDQQSPWQRFSAPAKSGAENTLECSRRFGKENKTKDLLPQRDFCRAKGAPDEDIIASVQCILDRESYFVREVDTYLRHSDFLNLRKKEILYKKWLEDVSEPLLQKIEHKMDSQSSKEIQKRKEEQLSLYLDYCKKKGYVALETYDPSEYDPFFLKTHTDCWKVSIPPLQDPLLKDIQRKLIETGIIKQCETGRPCSTRELNKLSRAELPQLPLGRQGMDAAQWLKVPHAYIASEVHQRKRKSSATTKNGKNR, encoded by the exons ATGGCGCCCCGCGCGCTGCCGGGGATGCTAGGAGCTGTAGTCTCCCGGCCTGTACGGCATAGACCTGGGAgggcgcccggcccggcccttCCTTTCAGGCTCAATGCTGGAGGCGGCGCGGCCTCTCACCTGCCCTGGAGGCAGCCTGTCCTCGCTCCTGATTGGCTCAGGCGCCCAAGCGCTCCTTTTTCTGATTGGTGGGAAGACCACGGAGCCGAGGGGAGGGTGCCCAGGTTTGGGTTGCCATGGCAGGGAAGGACGCTGGTCGGCCTGGCGCGGAGGGATCCGCCCGTGCCTCCGCCCTGCCTCTCCTCATGGACGGCAGCCAGTGAGTGCTGGCCCTGGAGCCGGGGAGTCGCATCGCTGTTCCACCGGGCGGCCCCTGCTCTTTCCGAGAGGCTGGGGGTGAGGGAGGTGGGACTATTTTCTCCGGCGGAAGTACACAGG CTTGTCCAGGGATTTACAACATCCCTATCTCAGAAGAACAGAACTGCTTTGAGCGGAAGGAAATCTGCAAAAGATGGCCTGAAGCAGAAGCTTGTGACACCTTTGCAG ACTAGGCTGATATGTAGTGTGAATAACTCAGAAACTCCCTGGCTACCAAGATTTAGGTGTCCAAGACTTGTGAGAGAACATGatcagcaaagcccttggcaG AGGTTCTCAGCACCAGCAAAGAGTGGCGCAGAAAATACTTTAGAATGCAGTAGACgttttgggaaggaaaataaaaccaaagatttGCTACCACAGAGGGACTTCTGTCGTGCAAAG GGAGCACCTGATGAAGACATTATTGCTTCTGTTCAGTGCATCTTGGACAGAGAAAGTTATTTTGTAAGG GAGGTGGACACATATTTGAGGCACAGTGATTTCTTAAATCTGAGAAAGAAGGAGATCCTGTACAAGAAATGGCTTGAGGATGTTTCAGagccactgctgcagaaaattGAACACAAAATGGACAGCCAGTCaagcaaagaaatacagaaaaggaaagaagaacaaCTCTCTCTCTATTTAGACTACTGTAAAAAGAAG GGCTACGTGGCTTTGGAAACTTATGACCCATCAGAGTATGACCCGTTCTTCCTGAAGACCCATACGGACTGCTGGAAG GTTTCAATACCACCTTTACAGGATCCTCTGTTAAAAGacattcaaagaaaattaattgagaCGGGCATTATCAAGCAGTGTGAGAcag gaAGACCATGCTCTACCAGAGAGCTGAACAAACTGAGCAGAGCAGAACTGCCACAGCTTCCCTTGGGCCGGCAAGGCATGGATGCAGCCCAGTGGCTGAAGGTGCCACACGCCTACATCGCGAGCGAGGTCCACCAAAGGAAGAG
- the FAM228B gene encoding protein FAM228B isoform X2: protein MAPRALPGMLGAVVSRPVRHRPGRAPGPALPFRLNAGGGAASHLPWRQPVLAPDWLRRPSAPFSDWWEDHGAEGRVPRFGLPWQGRTLVGLARRDPPVPPPCLSSWTAASECWPWSRGVASLFHRAAPALSERLGVRELVQGFTTSLSQKNRTALSGRKSAKDGLKQKLVTPLQTRLICSVNNSETPWLPRFRCPRLVREHDQQSPWQRFSAPAKSGAENTLECSRRFGKENKTKDLLPQRDFCRAKGAPDEDIIASVQCILDRESYFVREVDTYLRHSDFLNLRKKEILYKKWLEDVSEPLLQKIEHKMDSQSSKEIQKRKEEQLSLYLDYCKKKGYVALETYDPSEYDPFFLKTHTDCWKVSIPPLQDPLLKDIQRKLIETGIIKQCETGRPCSTRELNKLSRAELPQLPLGRQGMDAAQWLKVPHAYIASEVHQRKRQELMCCLLRGSTTATVDEASPWLHSRVFAKT, encoded by the exons ATGGCGCCCCGCGCGCTGCCGGGGATGCTAGGAGCTGTAGTCTCCCGGCCTGTACGGCATAGACCTGGGAgggcgcccggcccggcccttCCTTTCAGGCTCAATGCTGGAGGCGGCGCGGCCTCTCACCTGCCCTGGAGGCAGCCTGTCCTCGCTCCTGATTGGCTCAGGCGCCCAAGCGCTCCTTTTTCTGATTGGTGGGAAGACCACGGAGCCGAGGGGAGGGTGCCCAGGTTTGGGTTGCCATGGCAGGGAAGGACGCTGGTCGGCCTGGCGCGGAGGGATCCGCCCGTGCCTCCGCCCTGCCTCTCCTCATGGACGGCAGCCAGTGAGTGCTGGCCCTGGAGCCGGGGAGTCGCATCGCTGTTCCACCGGGCGGCCCCTGCTCTTTCCGAGAGGCTGGGGGTGAGGGAG CTTGTCCAGGGATTTACAACATCCCTATCTCAGAAGAACAGAACTGCTTTGAGCGGAAGGAAATCTGCAAAAGATGGCCTGAAGCAGAAGCTTGTGACACCTTTGCAG ACTAGGCTGATATGTAGTGTGAATAACTCAGAAACTCCCTGGCTACCAAGATTTAGGTGTCCAAGACTTGTGAGAGAACATGatcagcaaagcccttggcaG AGGTTCTCAGCACCAGCAAAGAGTGGCGCAGAAAATACTTTAGAATGCAGTAGACgttttgggaaggaaaataaaaccaaagatttGCTACCACAGAGGGACTTCTGTCGTGCAAAG GGAGCACCTGATGAAGACATTATTGCTTCTGTTCAGTGCATCTTGGACAGAGAAAGTTATTTTGTAAGG GAGGTGGACACATATTTGAGGCACAGTGATTTCTTAAATCTGAGAAAGAAGGAGATCCTGTACAAGAAATGGCTTGAGGATGTTTCAGagccactgctgcagaaaattGAACACAAAATGGACAGCCAGTCaagcaaagaaatacagaaaaggaaagaagaacaaCTCTCTCTCTATTTAGACTACTGTAAAAAGAAG GGCTACGTGGCTTTGGAAACTTATGACCCATCAGAGTATGACCCGTTCTTCCTGAAGACCCATACGGACTGCTGGAAG GTTTCAATACCACCTTTACAGGATCCTCTGTTAAAAGacattcaaagaaaattaattgagaCGGGCATTATCAAGCAGTGTGAGAcag gaAGACCATGCTCTACCAGAGAGCTGAACAAACTGAGCAGAGCAGAACTGCCACAGCTTCCCTTGGGCCGGCAAGGCATGGATGCAGCCCAGTGGCTGAAGGTGCCACACGCCTACATCGCGAGCGAGGTCCACCAAAGGAAGAGGCAAGAGCTAATGTGCTGTTTACTGAGAGGCAGCACAACAGCTACGGTGGATGAGGCCTCTCCTTGGCTGCACAGCAGAGTATTTGCTAAAACTTAA
- the FAM228B gene encoding protein FAM228B isoform X5, producing MAPRALPGMLGAVVSRPVRHRPGRAPGPALPFRLNAGGGAASHLPWRQPVLAPDWLRRPSAPFSDWWEDHGAEGRVPRFGLPWQGRTLVGLARRDPPVPPPCLSSWTAASECWPWSRGVASLFHRAAPALSERLGVREVGLFSPAEVHRLVQGFTTSLSQKNRTALSGRKSAKDGLKQKLVTPLQTRLICSVNNSETPWLPRFRCPRLVREHDQQSPWQRFSAPAKSGAENTLECSRRFGKENKTKDLLPQRDFCRAKGYVALETYDPSEYDPFFLKTHTDCWKVSIPPLQDPLLKDIQRKLIETGIIKQCETGRPCSTRELNKLSRAELPQLPLGRQGMDAAQWLKVPHAYIASEVHQRKRQELMCCLLRGSTTATVDEASPWLHSRVFAKT from the exons ATGGCGCCCCGCGCGCTGCCGGGGATGCTAGGAGCTGTAGTCTCCCGGCCTGTACGGCATAGACCTGGGAgggcgcccggcccggcccttCCTTTCAGGCTCAATGCTGGAGGCGGCGCGGCCTCTCACCTGCCCTGGAGGCAGCCTGTCCTCGCTCCTGATTGGCTCAGGCGCCCAAGCGCTCCTTTTTCTGATTGGTGGGAAGACCACGGAGCCGAGGGGAGGGTGCCCAGGTTTGGGTTGCCATGGCAGGGAAGGACGCTGGTCGGCCTGGCGCGGAGGGATCCGCCCGTGCCTCCGCCCTGCCTCTCCTCATGGACGGCAGCCAGTGAGTGCTGGCCCTGGAGCCGGGGAGTCGCATCGCTGTTCCACCGGGCGGCCCCTGCTCTTTCCGAGAGGCTGGGGGTGAGGGAGGTGGGACTATTTTCTCCGGCGGAAGTACACAGG CTTGTCCAGGGATTTACAACATCCCTATCTCAGAAGAACAGAACTGCTTTGAGCGGAAGGAAATCTGCAAAAGATGGCCTGAAGCAGAAGCTTGTGACACCTTTGCAG ACTAGGCTGATATGTAGTGTGAATAACTCAGAAACTCCCTGGCTACCAAGATTTAGGTGTCCAAGACTTGTGAGAGAACATGatcagcaaagcccttggcaG AGGTTCTCAGCACCAGCAAAGAGTGGCGCAGAAAATACTTTAGAATGCAGTAGACgttttgggaaggaaaataaaaccaaagatttGCTACCACAGAGGGACTTCTGTCGTGCAAAG GGCTACGTGGCTTTGGAAACTTATGACCCATCAGAGTATGACCCGTTCTTCCTGAAGACCCATACGGACTGCTGGAAG GTTTCAATACCACCTTTACAGGATCCTCTGTTAAAAGacattcaaagaaaattaattgagaCGGGCATTATCAAGCAGTGTGAGAcag gaAGACCATGCTCTACCAGAGAGCTGAACAAACTGAGCAGAGCAGAACTGCCACAGCTTCCCTTGGGCCGGCAAGGCATGGATGCAGCCCAGTGGCTGAAGGTGCCACACGCCTACATCGCGAGCGAGGTCCACCAAAGGAAGAGGCAAGAGCTAATGTGCTGTTTACTGAGAGGCAGCACAACAGCTACGGTGGATGAGGCCTCTCCTTGGCTGCACAGCAGAGTATTTGCTAAAACTTAA
- the FAM228B gene encoding protein FAM228B isoform X6 — protein sequence MAPRALPGMLGAVVSRPVRHRPGRAPGPALPFRLNAGGGAASHLPWRQPVLAPDWLRRPSAPFSDWWEDHGAEGRVPRFGLPWQGRTLVGLARRDPPVPPPCLSSWTAASECWPWSRGVASLFHRAAPALSERLGVREVGLFSPAEVHRLVQGFTTSLSQKNRTALSGRKSAKDGLKQKLVTPLQTRLICSVNNSETPWLPRFRCPRLVREHDQQSPWQRFSAPAKSGAENTLECSRRFGKENKTKDLLPQRDFCRAKGAPDEDIIASVQCILDRESYFVREVDTYLRHSDFLNLRKKEILYKKWLEDVSEPLLQKIEHKMDSQSSKEIQKRKEEQLSLYLDYCKKKGYVALETYDPSEYDPFFLKTHTDCWKEDHALPES from the exons ATGGCGCCCCGCGCGCTGCCGGGGATGCTAGGAGCTGTAGTCTCCCGGCCTGTACGGCATAGACCTGGGAgggcgcccggcccggcccttCCTTTCAGGCTCAATGCTGGAGGCGGCGCGGCCTCTCACCTGCCCTGGAGGCAGCCTGTCCTCGCTCCTGATTGGCTCAGGCGCCCAAGCGCTCCTTTTTCTGATTGGTGGGAAGACCACGGAGCCGAGGGGAGGGTGCCCAGGTTTGGGTTGCCATGGCAGGGAAGGACGCTGGTCGGCCTGGCGCGGAGGGATCCGCCCGTGCCTCCGCCCTGCCTCTCCTCATGGACGGCAGCCAGTGAGTGCTGGCCCTGGAGCCGGGGAGTCGCATCGCTGTTCCACCGGGCGGCCCCTGCTCTTTCCGAGAGGCTGGGGGTGAGGGAGGTGGGACTATTTTCTCCGGCGGAAGTACACAGG CTTGTCCAGGGATTTACAACATCCCTATCTCAGAAGAACAGAACTGCTTTGAGCGGAAGGAAATCTGCAAAAGATGGCCTGAAGCAGAAGCTTGTGACACCTTTGCAG ACTAGGCTGATATGTAGTGTGAATAACTCAGAAACTCCCTGGCTACCAAGATTTAGGTGTCCAAGACTTGTGAGAGAACATGatcagcaaagcccttggcaG AGGTTCTCAGCACCAGCAAAGAGTGGCGCAGAAAATACTTTAGAATGCAGTAGACgttttgggaaggaaaataaaaccaaagatttGCTACCACAGAGGGACTTCTGTCGTGCAAAG GGAGCACCTGATGAAGACATTATTGCTTCTGTTCAGTGCATCTTGGACAGAGAAAGTTATTTTGTAAGG GAGGTGGACACATATTTGAGGCACAGTGATTTCTTAAATCTGAGAAAGAAGGAGATCCTGTACAAGAAATGGCTTGAGGATGTTTCAGagccactgctgcagaaaattGAACACAAAATGGACAGCCAGTCaagcaaagaaatacagaaaaggaaagaagaacaaCTCTCTCTCTATTTAGACTACTGTAAAAAGAAG GGCTACGTGGCTTTGGAAACTTATGACCCATCAGAGTATGACCCGTTCTTCCTGAAGACCCATACGGACTGCTGGAAG gaAGACCATGCTCTACCAGAGAGCTGA
- the FAM228B gene encoding protein FAM228B isoform X4 produces MLEAARPLTCPGGSLSSLLIGSGAQALLFLIGGKTTEPRGGCPGLGCHGREGRWSAWRGGIRPCLRPASPHGRQPLVQGFTTSLSQKNRTALSGRKSAKDGLKQKLVTPLQTRLICSVNNSETPWLPRFRCPRLVREHDQQSPWQRFSAPAKSGAENTLECSRRFGKENKTKDLLPQRDFCRAKGAPDEDIIASVQCILDRESYFVREVDTYLRHSDFLNLRKKEILYKKWLEDVSEPLLQKIEHKMDSQSSKEIQKRKEEQLSLYLDYCKKKGYVALETYDPSEYDPFFLKTHTDCWKVSIPPLQDPLLKDIQRKLIETGIIKQCETGRPCSTRELNKLSRAELPQLPLGRQGMDAAQWLKVPHAYIASEVHQRKRQELMCCLLRGSTTATVDEASPWLHSRVFAKT; encoded by the exons ATGCTGGAGGCGGCGCGGCCTCTCACCTGCCCTGGAGGCAGCCTGTCCTCGCTCCTGATTGGCTCAGGCGCCCAAGCGCTCCTTTTTCTGATTGGTGGGAAGACCACGGAGCCGAGGGGAGGGTGCCCAGGTTTGGGTTGCCATGGCAGGGAAGGACGCTGGTCGGCCTGGCGCGGAGGGATCCGCCCGTGCCTCCGCCCTGCCTCTCCTCATGGACGGCAGCCA CTTGTCCAGGGATTTACAACATCCCTATCTCAGAAGAACAGAACTGCTTTGAGCGGAAGGAAATCTGCAAAAGATGGCCTGAAGCAGAAGCTTGTGACACCTTTGCAG ACTAGGCTGATATGTAGTGTGAATAACTCAGAAACTCCCTGGCTACCAAGATTTAGGTGTCCAAGACTTGTGAGAGAACATGatcagcaaagcccttggcaG AGGTTCTCAGCACCAGCAAAGAGTGGCGCAGAAAATACTTTAGAATGCAGTAGACgttttgggaaggaaaataaaaccaaagatttGCTACCACAGAGGGACTTCTGTCGTGCAAAG GGAGCACCTGATGAAGACATTATTGCTTCTGTTCAGTGCATCTTGGACAGAGAAAGTTATTTTGTAAGG GAGGTGGACACATATTTGAGGCACAGTGATTTCTTAAATCTGAGAAAGAAGGAGATCCTGTACAAGAAATGGCTTGAGGATGTTTCAGagccactgctgcagaaaattGAACACAAAATGGACAGCCAGTCaagcaaagaaatacagaaaaggaaagaagaacaaCTCTCTCTCTATTTAGACTACTGTAAAAAGAAG GGCTACGTGGCTTTGGAAACTTATGACCCATCAGAGTATGACCCGTTCTTCCTGAAGACCCATACGGACTGCTGGAAG GTTTCAATACCACCTTTACAGGATCCTCTGTTAAAAGacattcaaagaaaattaattgagaCGGGCATTATCAAGCAGTGTGAGAcag gaAGACCATGCTCTACCAGAGAGCTGAACAAACTGAGCAGAGCAGAACTGCCACAGCTTCCCTTGGGCCGGCAAGGCATGGATGCAGCCCAGTGGCTGAAGGTGCCACACGCCTACATCGCGAGCGAGGTCCACCAAAGGAAGAGGCAAGAGCTAATGTGCTGTTTACTGAGAGGCAGCACAACAGCTACGGTGGATGAGGCCTCTCCTTGGCTGCACAGCAGAGTATTTGCTAAAACTTAA
- the FAM228B gene encoding protein FAM228B isoform X7 produces MWRGRGSHRSCFPPPLGSPGASREPLVQGFTTSLSQKNRTALSGRKSAKDGLKQKLVTPLQTRLICSVNNSETPWLPRFRCPRLVREHDQQSPWQRFSAPAKSGAENTLECSRRFGKENKTKDLLPQRDFCRAKGAPDEDIIASVQCILDRESYFVREVDTYLRHSDFLNLRKKEILYKKWLEDVSEPLLQKIEHKMDSQSSKEIQKRKEEQLSLYLDYCKKKGYVALETYDPSEYDPFFLKTHTDCWKVSIPPLQDPLLKDIQRKLIETGIIKQCETGRPCSTRELNKLSRAELPQLPLGRQGMDAAQWLKVPHAYIASEVHQRKRQELMCCLLRGSTTATVDEASPWLHSRVFAKT; encoded by the exons ATGTGGCGAGGCCGTGGCTCCCACCGCAGCTGCTTCCCGCCTCCCCTGGGATCTCCCGGAGCCTCGCGGGAGCCG CTTGTCCAGGGATTTACAACATCCCTATCTCAGAAGAACAGAACTGCTTTGAGCGGAAGGAAATCTGCAAAAGATGGCCTGAAGCAGAAGCTTGTGACACCTTTGCAG ACTAGGCTGATATGTAGTGTGAATAACTCAGAAACTCCCTGGCTACCAAGATTTAGGTGTCCAAGACTTGTGAGAGAACATGatcagcaaagcccttggcaG AGGTTCTCAGCACCAGCAAAGAGTGGCGCAGAAAATACTTTAGAATGCAGTAGACgttttgggaaggaaaataaaaccaaagatttGCTACCACAGAGGGACTTCTGTCGTGCAAAG GGAGCACCTGATGAAGACATTATTGCTTCTGTTCAGTGCATCTTGGACAGAGAAAGTTATTTTGTAAGG GAGGTGGACACATATTTGAGGCACAGTGATTTCTTAAATCTGAGAAAGAAGGAGATCCTGTACAAGAAATGGCTTGAGGATGTTTCAGagccactgctgcagaaaattGAACACAAAATGGACAGCCAGTCaagcaaagaaatacagaaaaggaaagaagaacaaCTCTCTCTCTATTTAGACTACTGTAAAAAGAAG GGCTACGTGGCTTTGGAAACTTATGACCCATCAGAGTATGACCCGTTCTTCCTGAAGACCCATACGGACTGCTGGAAG GTTTCAATACCACCTTTACAGGATCCTCTGTTAAAAGacattcaaagaaaattaattgagaCGGGCATTATCAAGCAGTGTGAGAcag gaAGACCATGCTCTACCAGAGAGCTGAACAAACTGAGCAGAGCAGAACTGCCACAGCTTCCCTTGGGCCGGCAAGGCATGGATGCAGCCCAGTGGCTGAAGGTGCCACACGCCTACATCGCGAGCGAGGTCCACCAAAGGAAGAGGCAAGAGCTAATGTGCTGTTTACTGAGAGGCAGCACAACAGCTACGGTGGATGAGGCCTCTCCTTGGCTGCACAGCAGAGTATTTGCTAAAACTTAA